In the genome of Pseudanabaena sp. FACHB-2040, one region contains:
- a CDS encoding ABC transporter substrate-binding protein, whose translation MAFSRRSLLKYSGLLGMGVTANALLPTLSKSPFQANAAMPLTMQLDWKFNVQFAGLLMADYEGLYANQGLAVTLKPWESGMVVPDVVADDPMTIGCAEQNLILSAQAEGAPIRAIATMFQASPLALMSLPESNITSLQDLVGKQVGVHVDGLQVIDLVKGVSNIPADALDVIEIPYETKYDLLLSGELAAIQCYAVDEPIGFKAKTGIEPMVLNLSDYGYEAYAQVIFAHTDLLAQEPEAVKQFLAATFAGWQKTLEDIPGAAEKIVEIYVEPGSKYTDLAYQTDSLQLVADYMLMGIEPAELGVISCDRWSRMTERFAEYKIIDKAPALAESLASGFWPAA comes from the coding sequence ATGGCGTTTTCTCGTCGCAGTTTGCTGAAGTATTCTGGTCTCTTGGGCATGGGAGTTACTGCCAATGCGCTCCTGCCGACCCTATCGAAGTCTCCTTTTCAAGCAAATGCCGCCATGCCTCTGACCATGCAGCTCGACTGGAAGTTCAATGTCCAGTTTGCGGGGCTGTTGATGGCAGATTATGAGGGGCTATACGCCAATCAGGGCTTGGCCGTTACGCTCAAGCCCTGGGAGTCGGGCATGGTGGTGCCGGATGTAGTGGCCGATGACCCGATGACCATTGGCTGTGCTGAGCAAAATTTGATCTTGTCGGCTCAGGCAGAAGGGGCTCCGATTCGTGCGATCGCAACCATGTTTCAAGCCTCACCCCTAGCCTTAATGTCTCTTCCAGAAAGCAACATTACTTCCCTGCAAGACTTGGTGGGCAAGCAGGTCGGCGTGCACGTTGATGGTCTTCAAGTGATAGATCTGGTCAAGGGTGTCAGCAACATCCCAGCAGATGCTCTAGACGTGATTGAGATCCCCTACGAGACGAAATATGATCTGCTCCTGAGCGGTGAGCTGGCAGCAATTCAGTGCTATGCCGTAGATGAACCCATAGGTTTTAAGGCGAAGACTGGCATTGAGCCGATGGTTCTGAACCTGAGCGACTACGGTTATGAAGCCTATGCTCAGGTGATCTTTGCCCACACCGACCTGTTAGCGCAGGAACCAGAGGCGGTTAAGCAGTTTCTAGCAGCAACCTTTGCAGGCTGGCAAAAGACCCTCGAAGATATCCCTGGCGCTGCTGAAAAGATAGTCGAGATCTACGTCGAGCCCGGCAGCAAATACACAGACTTGGCCTATCAGACCGACTCCCTTCAGCTCGTTGCCGACTACATGCTGATGGGAATTGAGCCAGCCGAGCTAGGTGTGATTAGTTGCGATCGCTGGTCGCGCATGACTGAAAGATTTGCAGAGTACAAAATTATAGACAAAGCACCAGCACTAGCCGAGTCCTTAGCTTCAGGCTTTTGGCCCGCAGCCTAG
- the tsaB gene encoding tRNA (adenosine(37)-N6)-threonylcarbamoyltransferase complex dimerization subunit type 1 TsaB, producing the protein MLGLAIHTSGPELGLALSDGASINRHQVWPFGRDLAAHLHTCLLEFLEGRPWSDLTFLAVAIGPGGFTGTRIGVVAARTLAQQLDIPLFGVSSLAALAESKRQAYLEAAQMPLHLAVEMPAQRGDRFGAIYQLTEDDLVCQLTDQVFTAAAWEAMLTGWPYPYEVLTASAELAFTVPQVLMLAQREWSAGKRPQWPEVLPFYGQHPVD; encoded by the coding sequence ATGCTCGGGTTAGCCATTCATACTTCTGGCCCTGAACTGGGATTGGCCCTCTCGGATGGAGCGAGCATCAATCGGCATCAGGTTTGGCCGTTTGGCCGCGATTTGGCCGCACACCTGCACACCTGCCTACTGGAGTTTTTAGAGGGCAGGCCCTGGTCCGACCTTACCTTTCTAGCAGTTGCGATCGGGCCGGGCGGATTTACAGGCACACGGATTGGGGTGGTGGCTGCCCGCACATTGGCCCAACAGCTCGATATTCCCCTATTTGGCGTTTCTAGCCTGGCGGCTCTGGCCGAGAGCAAGCGGCAGGCTTACCTAGAAGCGGCCCAGATGCCCCTACATCTGGCCGTGGAAATGCCAGCTCAGAGGGGCGATCGCTTCGGCGCAATTTACCAGCTCACTGAAGACGACCTAGTGTGTCAGCTAACAGATCAGGTCTTCACCGCAGCTGCTTGGGAGGCTATGCTGACAGGCTGGCCCTACCCCTACGAGGTTCTAACGGCATCAGCGGAGCTGGCCTTTACAGTGCCCCAGGTGCTAATGCTGGCACAGCGAGAATGGTCAGCAGGAAAGCGACCCCAGTGGCCCGAAGTCTTGCCGTTCTACGGCCAGCATCCGGTCGATTAG
- a CDS encoding pentapeptide repeat-containing protein: MTFPPDTPRSPSPNEEPESLPEPGAVLQPPANSETGSTSLTAPPSATNGGQTSDEQTNGGRKRLPTLLPAPLESLPEDLPMGTFDSSDEIHSILSPATTLTLIAVAVIVTGIILNSFWLTLGGSLVAVLVSFRLILPSLEGILAELSPQQQALLIAIPGALIGLWGLMRISGFNQAILDWGKTLRWDAIGALGDFLGAFGQIFIALLALYVAWRSYVISRDLTTQQNRITQQQTIDAYFQGISDLVLDEEGLLEDWPQERIIAEARTAAILSSIDASGRAKVVRFLSRSRLLTPLRRDRRLGRPILDGKGGYEEDRQEGVRVITLGAMLATSDLSNSDLRWTDLSDTNLIRADLTGCDLVKANLSRTILYQANLSGADLMGVRLFYGKAETASPRSRTEMPNYSSGACTGAVVEGADFSRVKRMSEEQRRYCCAWGGKATRATIPGGCDDVPNRLER, from the coding sequence ATGACCTTTCCCCCTGACACCCCTAGGTCACCCTCGCCCAATGAGGAACCCGAGTCTTTACCAGAACCTGGTGCTGTCCTCCAACCTCCGGCCAATTCGGAAACCGGTTCAACTTCTCTAACCGCGCCGCCCAGCGCGACCAATGGCGGGCAGACCAGTGACGAGCAGACCAATGGCGGGCGGAAAAGACTGCCTACCCTGCTGCCTGCGCCCCTAGAGTCGCTGCCTGAGGATCTGCCGATGGGCACCTTTGACAGCTCAGACGAGATTCACTCGATTTTGTCACCGGCCACCACCCTCACCCTGATTGCCGTTGCAGTGATTGTGACCGGCATTATCCTAAATAGCTTCTGGCTCACCCTAGGGGGCTCGCTGGTTGCAGTGCTGGTTTCTTTTCGTCTGATCCTGCCATCTTTAGAGGGGATCTTGGCAGAGCTTTCGCCCCAGCAGCAGGCCTTACTGATTGCTATTCCGGGGGCTCTGATAGGCCTCTGGGGTCTGATGCGGATCTCGGGCTTCAATCAGGCAATTTTGGACTGGGGCAAGACACTGCGCTGGGATGCGATTGGGGCGCTAGGTGATTTTCTGGGGGCCTTTGGTCAAATCTTCATTGCCCTGCTGGCCCTTTACGTGGCCTGGCGGTCCTATGTCATCTCCCGTGACCTCACAACTCAGCAAAACCGCATTACCCAGCAGCAGACCATTGACGCCTATTTTCAGGGTATTTCTGATTTGGTGCTGGATGAGGAAGGGTTGCTGGAGGACTGGCCCCAGGAGCGCATCATTGCCGAAGCGCGTACTGCCGCCATTCTCAGCAGCATTGACGCCTCAGGTCGGGCCAAGGTGGTGCGGTTTCTCTCCCGCTCGCGGCTGCTGACGCCCCTGCGGCGCGATCGCAGGTTAGGTCGCCCCATCCTAGATGGCAAAGGCGGTTATGAAGAAGACCGGCAGGAGGGCGTACGGGTAATCACCCTAGGGGCCATGCTGGCAACCAGCGATCTGTCAAACAGTGATCTACGCTGGACCGATCTGAGTGATACCAATTTGATTCGAGCTGATCTGACTGGCTGCGATCTGGTGAAAGCTAACCTATCTCGCACCATTTTGTATCAGGCCAACCTATCGGGCGCAGACCTGATGGGAGTCCGGTTGTTCTATGGCAAGGCTGAGACTGCCTCGCCCCGCAGCCGCACTGAAATGCCCAACTACAGCAGCGGAGCCTGCACTGGAGCGGTGGTCGAGGGAGCTGATTTTTCACGGGTCAAACGGATGTCGGAAGAGCAGCGTCGCTACTGCTGCGCCTGGGGCGGCAAGGCGACACGCGCGACCATTCCGGGCGGCTGTGATGACGTACCCAATCGATTGGAACGATAA
- a CDS encoding site-2 protease family protein: MVVTGLILLAAIAILTVGFLRARPYGKVGLLAWLQSVVLMAPWLLFFTLVALGLYLNLAGVLLLLVTSTGLYIYLGRQLRSLGTEEMMAHRAAALTSDPTNEPLPETNIPSPNDVAESAAEKEPATPITPTTMPIPAEDLAAIEGIFGIDTYFRTETVPYQEGAIFRGNLRGEPIATHARLSASLAERVSDRYRLFLVENAERRPTVVVLPSSVDPPKTTPAQWVLAVALGIATIFTSLETGGILQGFDLVQTPEQWRQAVPIMLGVVVVLTAHEIGHWVVANRNDIRLSPPFLIPTWQIGSFGALTRFESLLPNRSVLFDIAFAGPAVGGVVSLIMLVLGLVLSHPGSLFQIPSQFFQGSVLVGTLAKVVLGSALQQPLVDVHPLTVIGWLGLVITALNLMPAGQLDGGRVVQAIYGRKTAGRTTFITLLVLVLVSLVNPLALYWAALILILQRNLERPSLNDLTEPDDARAALGLLALFLMLATLLPLTPSLAGRLGIGT; encoded by the coding sequence ATGGTAGTGACCGGGTTGATTTTGCTGGCTGCGATCGCAATTCTTACAGTCGGGTTCCTCAGAGCCCGCCCCTACGGCAAGGTAGGGCTGCTGGCCTGGCTGCAGTCAGTAGTGCTAATGGCTCCTTGGCTGCTGTTTTTTACCCTAGTAGCCCTGGGCCTTTACCTCAATCTGGCCGGGGTTTTGCTGCTGCTGGTCACCTCTACAGGACTTTATATTTACCTGGGGCGGCAATTGCGATCGCTCGGCACCGAAGAGATGATGGCCCACCGTGCCGCCGCCCTAACCAGCGATCCCACCAACGAGCCTTTGCCTGAGACCAACATTCCCTCGCCCAACGATGTTGCCGAGTCGGCGGCTGAGAAAGAGCCAGCCACGCCGATTACGCCCACCACCATGCCGATTCCAGCAGAGGATTTGGCAGCAATTGAGGGAATCTTTGGCATTGACACCTACTTCCGCACGGAAACAGTGCCCTATCAGGAAGGGGCCATTTTTCGCGGCAACCTGCGGGGCGAACCCATCGCTACCCATGCTCGCTTGTCAGCCTCCCTAGCCGAAAGAGTCAGCGATCGCTACCGCCTGTTTCTGGTCGAAAACGCTGAGCGCAGGCCAACGGTTGTGGTGCTTCCCAGCAGCGTTGACCCTCCCAAGACTACCCCTGCCCAATGGGTTCTTGCGGTGGCTCTGGGCATTGCCACTATCTTTACCAGCCTGGAAACTGGGGGCATTCTTCAAGGCTTTGACCTGGTGCAGACGCCCGAGCAGTGGCGACAGGCAGTGCCTATCATGCTGGGAGTGGTCGTGGTGCTGACAGCCCATGAGATTGGGCATTGGGTCGTGGCCAATCGCAACGATATCCGCCTCAGCCCTCCATTTTTGATTCCGACCTGGCAAATTGGCTCCTTTGGGGCGCTGACCCGCTTTGAATCGCTGCTGCCCAACCGCAGCGTCTTGTTTGATATTGCCTTTGCTGGCCCAGCTGTGGGAGGCGTTGTTTCCCTAATTATGCTGGTGCTGGGTCTGGTATTGTCCCACCCCGGCAGCCTGTTCCAAATTCCGTCCCAGTTTTTCCAGGGGTCGGTGCTGGTGGGCACGCTGGCTAAAGTTGTTTTGGGTTCAGCCCTGCAGCAACCCCTAGTAGATGTCCACCCACTCACAGTAATTGGCTGGCTGGGCCTGGTTATCACCGCTTTGAATCTCATGCCCGCTGGTCAGCTAGACGGGGGCCGGGTGGTGCAGGCCATCTATGGCCGCAAAACTGCTGGGCGCACAACTTTTATTACGCTGCTGGTGCTGGTGCTCGTTTCTCTGGTCAACCCACTGGCCCTCTACTGGGCGGCCCTGATCTTGATCCTGCAGCGCAACCTAGAGCGACCCAGCCTCAATGATCTGACCGAACCTGATGATGCTAGAGCTGCTCTAGGGCTGCTGGCCTTGTTTTTAATGCTAGCCACGCTGCTGCCGCTAACTCCAAGTTTGGCCGGCCGCTTGGGCATCGGCACATAG
- a CDS encoding S-methyl-5'-thioadenosine phosphorylase, with translation MAATAQIGIIGGSGLYKMEALKDVEEIRVTTPFGDPSDALIVGTLEGTRVAFLARHNRNHTLTPSELPFRANIYAMKSLGVEYLISASAVGSLKEEAKPLDMVVPDQFIDRTKGRISTFFGEGIVGHIAFGDPVCNQLAQVLADSVESLELPEVALHRGGTYVCMEGPAFSTKAESNLYRSWGATIIGMTNLPEAKLAREAEIAYATLALVTDYDCWHPDHDSVTVEMVIGNLMKNAANAQRVIQEVVRRIAANAFTSEAHSALKYAIITPLDKAPAVTKEKLGLLLQKYL, from the coding sequence ATGGCAGCAACGGCACAGATCGGCATTATCGGCGGCAGCGGTCTCTACAAGATGGAGGCGCTCAAGGATGTAGAGGAAATTCGCGTCACCACGCCCTTTGGCGATCCTTCCGATGCGCTGATTGTGGGTACTTTAGAAGGCACTCGCGTAGCCTTTCTGGCGCGGCATAACCGCAACCACACGCTAACGCCCTCCGAACTGCCGTTTCGGGCCAATATCTATGCCATGAAAAGCCTTGGTGTAGAGTATCTGATCTCAGCTTCTGCGGTCGGGTCACTCAAAGAAGAAGCCAAGCCTCTAGATATGGTGGTGCCAGACCAATTTATCGACCGTACCAAGGGCCGTATCTCTACCTTTTTTGGGGAGGGAATAGTCGGCCACATTGCTTTTGGCGACCCGGTCTGTAATCAGCTGGCCCAAGTCCTAGCCGACTCGGTGGAGAGCCTGGAGCTGCCCGAAGTTGCCCTGCATCGGGGCGGCACCTACGTTTGTATGGAAGGCCCTGCCTTTTCAACCAAAGCAGAGTCTAACCTGTACCGCAGTTGGGGGGCCACGATCATTGGCATGACCAACCTACCCGAAGCGAAGCTGGCCCGCGAGGCCGAAATTGCCTATGCCACCCTGGCCCTAGTGACTGACTACGACTGCTGGCACCCCGACCACGACAGCGTTACCGTGGAAATGGTGATTGGCAACCTGATGAAGAATGCAGCAAACGCTCAGCGGGTAATTCAAGAAGTAGTGCGCCGAATTGCGGCCAACGCATTCACTTCAGAAGCCCACTCTGCCCTCAAGTACGCCATCATCACGCCGCTAGATAAGGCCCCTGCAGTCACTAAGGAAAAGCTGGGCCTACTGCTGCAAAAGTATCTTTAG
- a CDS encoding pentapeptide repeat-containing protein, protein MANAEQLARLQTGVEDWNQWRSDNPEIDIDLSGANLSQQQLIAINLRQANLSGTNLIGSRLTGANLSQANLVQADLSGADVNRVNLQEADLTQANLLGADLSEADLSQANLTQAILNRSDLSNVKCVQSCLSQTSLVGADLSRAQLCGSDLSQANLMRVELQRADLSQTILSHANLTEARLLNADLQEAMLAGANLTGTRFNRANLTRGNLESANLKEATLLGAVLNSANLQGAHLAAANFSGADLSYANLSQQNLQGLNLTGANLSHACLQGADLTDAILKDALIEGADLSGAILPTLLQE, encoded by the coding sequence ATGGCCAACGCAGAGCAATTGGCACGTTTACAAACCGGTGTAGAAGACTGGAACCAGTGGCGCTCCGACAATCCGGAGATTGACATTGACCTAAGTGGAGCCAACCTGAGCCAGCAGCAGCTAATTGCTATCAATCTACGCCAGGCTAACCTGAGCGGCACCAACCTGATTGGCAGCAGGCTCACAGGGGCCAACCTGAGTCAGGCCAACCTAGTACAGGCCGACCTCAGCGGTGCAGACGTCAATCGGGTCAACCTACAAGAAGCAGACTTAACGCAAGCCAATCTATTGGGAGCAGATCTGAGCGAAGCCGATCTGAGCCAGGCCAACCTCACTCAGGCCATTCTGAACCGTTCGGATCTCAGCAACGTTAAATGTGTTCAGAGCTGCCTCAGCCAAACCAGCCTAGTGGGAGCCGATTTGAGCCGGGCCCAACTCTGCGGCAGTGACCTGAGCCAAGCCAATCTGATGCGGGTTGAGCTGCAGCGAGCTGACTTGAGCCAAACGATTCTCAGCCACGCCAACCTAACCGAGGCCCGCCTTCTGAATGCAGATTTGCAGGAGGCAATGCTGGCAGGCGCTAACTTAACGGGCACTCGCTTCAACCGCGCCAACCTCACTAGGGGCAATCTAGAGTCAGCCAATCTCAAAGAAGCCACGCTCCTCGGCGCTGTCTTAAACTCTGCGAATCTGCAGGGCGCGCACCTAGCTGCCGCCAATTTCAGCGGTGCCGATCTCAGCTATGCCAATCTCTCCCAGCAAAATCTCCAGGGCCTAAACCTGACAGGAGCCAACCTGAGCCATGCCTGTCTGCAGGGAGCCGACCTTACAGACGCGATTCTAAAGGATGCGCTGATAGAAGGGGCAGACTTGAGCGGGGCCATTCTCCCCACCCTGCTGCAGGAATAG
- the cax gene encoding calcium/proton exchanger yields MQIRNLIFFGLLVFVPISIAARFLGWGDLVVFVTAALAILPLAGWMGQATEEIAVVLGPSWGGLLNATFGNATELIIALVALNEGLVNVVKASLTGSIIGNLLLVMGLSMLLGGLKFKEQEFQPILARVNASSMNLAVIAILLPTLLGITSPTIEETVLQRLSDWVAIVLILVYGLTLLFSMKTHAYLYDAGVADLGLSDLEDKDAAHLQASTEAGHEGHSAEHKPKLTLWVSVLLGATLLVAVESELLVVTLESATSQLGLTEFFTGVILLPIIGNAAEHATAVTVAMKNKMDLSVSVAVGSSLQIALFVAPVLVLAGWLLDQPMDLNFGPFEMVAVAVSVLIANSISGDGRSNWLEGALLLAAYLVLGLAFYFIPVTEALA; encoded by the coding sequence ATGCAAATTAGGAATCTCATCTTCTTTGGTCTGCTCGTCTTTGTGCCCATTTCCATTGCGGCTCGCTTTTTGGGTTGGGGAGATTTGGTGGTTTTCGTTACAGCAGCCTTGGCAATTTTGCCGTTAGCGGGCTGGATGGGGCAGGCCACAGAAGAAATTGCGGTCGTGCTTGGGCCTTCTTGGGGAGGGCTGTTGAATGCGACTTTTGGTAATGCGACTGAGCTGATCATTGCTCTGGTGGCTCTGAACGAGGGACTAGTCAATGTGGTTAAGGCGAGCTTGACGGGCTCTATCATCGGCAACCTGCTGCTGGTGATGGGTCTGTCGATGCTGCTAGGTGGGCTGAAGTTCAAAGAGCAAGAGTTTCAGCCTATCTTGGCGCGGGTGAATGCTTCGTCGATGAATTTAGCTGTGATTGCCATTCTGCTGCCCACGCTGCTAGGCATAACTTCTCCAACTATCGAAGAAACAGTGCTGCAGCGCCTTTCTGACTGGGTTGCGATCGTGCTGATTCTGGTCTACGGTCTGACGCTGCTGTTTTCGATGAAAACCCATGCGTATCTCTATGATGCTGGGGTAGCCGATCTAGGGCTGAGCGATTTGGAGGATAAAGATGCAGCGCACTTACAAGCCTCTACAGAGGCCGGTCACGAAGGTCACAGCGCCGAACACAAACCTAAGCTCACGCTGTGGGTTTCTGTATTGTTAGGGGCAACGCTGCTGGTTGCGGTAGAGTCAGAGCTGCTAGTGGTTACGTTGGAATCAGCGACGAGCCAACTAGGGCTGACCGAATTTTTCACTGGGGTAATTTTGCTGCCCATTATTGGCAATGCGGCTGAGCACGCAACCGCCGTTACGGTTGCAATGAAAAACAAGATGGATCTGTCTGTTTCGGTGGCTGTAGGCTCTAGTTTACAGATTGCCCTATTCGTAGCACCCGTTTTGGTGCTGGCCGGTTGGCTCCTCGATCAGCCGATGGATCTTAACTTTGGCCCTTTTGAGATGGTTGCCGTTGCGGTTTCGGTCTTGATCGCCAACTCTATTAGCGGCGACGGTCGCTCTAATTGGCTAGAGGGAGCGCTTCTGCTGGCAGCCTACCTGGTGTTGGGGCTAGCCTTTTACTTCATTCCCGTGACCGAGGCCCTAGCTTAG
- a CDS encoding Tab2/Atab2 family RNA-binding protein: MTIWQADFYRRPLRSETGEPLWELLVCDRTFQFTFGETCPQSAATAGWVAQQIQVAMERAGDKPAQIEVFRPQSLALLETACKDLEIKVIATRNPATLKQWLRQRAAWYPTLPNATGEPYNPLALDRPPPVPLAETLMGDQWRFAAIQAGDFEQTFPYQPIPITALPPERMPLQLGLPSTTPIPGIVIDAGRRAMPLAQWLQQANPAWLSYQPGQPDGAILDAGLVDRWVLVTFEDPEVAAAGRTFEQRKQASQGLHFILVRPDDSGMTQTGLWLLQQPILSP, from the coding sequence ATGACTATCTGGCAGGCTGACTTCTACCGACGCCCCTTGCGAAGCGAAACTGGGGAGCCCCTGTGGGAGCTGTTGGTGTGCGATCGCACCTTCCAGTTCACCTTTGGCGAAACCTGCCCCCAATCAGCCGCCACCGCTGGTTGGGTCGCTCAGCAGATCCAGGTTGCTATGGAACGCGCCGGGGATAAGCCTGCTCAGATCGAGGTATTTCGCCCCCAGTCGCTGGCTTTGCTGGAGACTGCCTGCAAGGATCTAGAGATTAAGGTTATCGCGACCCGAAACCCAGCCACCCTAAAACAGTGGCTGCGGCAGCGGGCGGCCTGGTATCCTACCCTACCGAACGCGACGGGAGAACCTTATAACCCCCTAGCGTTGGATCGCCCTCCACCGGTTCCTCTAGCCGAGACCTTGATGGGGGACCAGTGGCGCTTCGCCGCGATTCAGGCAGGGGACTTTGAGCAGACCTTTCCCTACCAGCCCATTCCGATTACAGCTCTGCCCCCTGAGCGGATGCCTCTGCAGCTAGGCTTGCCCAGCACAACGCCGATTCCTGGCATTGTCATTGATGCTGGTCGGCGAGCGATGCCGCTGGCCCAGTGGCTTCAGCAGGCAAATCCGGCCTGGCTGAGCTACCAGCCTGGGCAGCCCGATGGCGCGATTTTGGATGCTGGGCTGGTAGATCGCTGGGTGTTGGTCACCTTTGAAGACCCAGAAGTGGCCGCTGCTGGGCGCACCTTTGAGCAGCGCAAGCAGGCTAGCCAAGGACTGCACTTTATTCTGGTGCGCCCAGACGATTCGGGCATGACCCAAACGGGGCTGTGGCTGTTGCAGCAACCTATACTGTCGCCCTGA
- a CDS encoding gamma-glutamylcyclotransferase family protein, which translates to MSLHSIQTPAESTYPTLQEPGFYYFAYGSCMCPVDLKRSLGESTHAYVLGPATLSGYRLGFFRRSQLRNCGVLDIVPDPTASVHGVLYYLPQRLSDRLDQREEGYCHETVTIHCQDRVYPRTRTYTVMEKLTEEIAPNDWYFNVVLRGALTCGLPEQYCWQLFHHMHELQQQEFSQQMLRSA; encoded by the coding sequence ATGTCTCTCCACTCTATTCAGACCCCAGCAGAGTCTACCTATCCAACCCTTCAAGAGCCCGGCTTTTACTACTTTGCCTATGGCTCCTGCATGTGCCCGGTTGATCTGAAGCGATCGCTAGGGGAGAGCACCCATGCCTACGTGCTCGGCCCAGCCACGCTGTCAGGCTACCGCCTAGGCTTCTTCCGCCGCTCCCAGCTGCGTAACTGCGGCGTGCTAGATATTGTGCCCGACCCTACGGCCTCGGTCCACGGGGTGCTGTATTACCTGCCCCAGCGATTGAGCGATCGCCTCGATCAACGCGAAGAGGGCTACTGCCACGAAACGGTCACCATCCACTGCCAGGATCGGGTATATCCCAGAACCCGCACCTACACCGTGATGGAAAAGCTCACCGAAGAAATTGCTCCAAATGACTGGTATTTCAATGTGGTGCTGCGGGGGGCGCTCACCTGCGGCTTGCCAGAGCAGTACTGCTGGCAGCTGTTTCACCACATGCACGAGCTACAGCAGCAGGAATTTTCTCAGCAGATGCTTCGCTCAGCTTAA
- a CDS encoding HepT-like ribonuclease domain-containing protein — protein sequence MTQSIQRIQCFTSELTFDEYLNDIRTISAVERQFEVLGEAARRISNEFRQAHPAIDWQRIVGLRNIVAHRYD from the coding sequence ATGACGCAGTCTATTCAACGGATTCAATGCTTTACGAGTGAATTGACCTTTGACGAGTATCTCAACGATATTCGCACGATTAGTGCCGTTGAGCGACAATTTGAAGTTCTGGGCGAAGCGGCTCGCAGAATCTCAAATGAATTTCGACAAGCTCATCCAGCCATTGACTGGCAACGCATTGTCGGGTTACGCAACATTGTTGCCCATCGCTACGATTAA
- a CDS encoding nucleotidyltransferase domain-containing protein, producing MVELTSLVGDRIKASSTQIAEFCQRWNIIEFALFGSVLRDDFRSDSDIDVLVTFSPHYRSTWDDWTKMRKEIETLFNRKVDLVSKEYLKNPYRRYEILNTCQVIYTIKQS from the coding sequence ATGGTTGAATTAACAAGCCTGGTAGGGGACAGAATCAAAGCTTCTTCCACTCAGATTGCTGAGTTCTGCCAACGATGGAACATCATTGAATTTGCTCTGTTCGGCTCTGTCCTGCGCGATGACTTTCGTTCCGACAGCGATATTGATGTTTTAGTCACCTTTTCGCCTCATTACCGTTCAACCTGGGATGACTGGACGAAGATGCGGAAAGAGATTGAGACGTTGTTTAACCGTAAAGTTGACCTGGTGAGTAAGGAATATCTAAAAAACCCCTATAGACGATATGAAATTTTGAATACTTGTCAGGTTATTTATACAATCAAACAATCGTGA